The Anaeromyxobacter sp. Fw109-5 genomic interval CCTCGTCGAGATGACGCGCAAGCGCGTGCGCGAGTCGGTGACGCGCGTGATGAACGAGCCGTGCAGCTACTGCGAGGGCAAGGGGCACCTCAAGTCGAAGATCACCATCACCTACGAGATCTTCCGCGAGATCCGCCGCGAGGCGGTGCACTTCCCCGAGCCCGTGCTGGTGGTGAACTGCCACCCCGAGGTCGCCCGCATCCTGCAGGGGTCGGAGCGCGAGGAGCTGCGCTACCTGATGGATCGCTTCAACAAGACCATCCAGGTGAAGCCGCAGTCCGGGTACCACCAGGAGCAGTTCGACATCTACGGCCGGCAGGAGCGCATCGACCAGCCGCGCGATCGCGAGCGCGAGCGCGGGCGGGGGCGCGATCGGGATCGCGGCGGCCGCGGCAAGTCGGAGGAGCCGGCGACCCCGCCGGCGGACGCGGCCGGCGGCGAGGAGCGCTGAGCGACATGCCGGGGCGCGGAGAGACGCGGCAGCGCGCGGCGCGCCTCCTCCGGTCGACGTGGCGCGCGCTGGGCACCGCGCTGCGGGTCCTCGAGAGCGACACCGTGCGCCTGCGCGCGATGGCGCTCACCTACATCACGCTGTTCGCGCTCGTCCCGGCCCTCGTCGTCGCCTTCTCGGTGGTGCAGGCCTTCACCGGGATGGACAGGATCTCCGACCTCGTCCACGAGTTCCTCATCTCGAACCTGGCCGTCGGCGCGCGCGACACGCTCGAGCCGTACCTGCAGCGCTTCGTGAGCAACGCCCACGCGACCAGCGCCGGGATCGTCGGCGGGGCGCTCCTCGTCTGGTCGGCGATCTCGCTCTTCACGAACGTCGACGCGGCGGTGAACGACATCTGGGGAGTGAAGCGGCGGCGGCCGCTCTCGCAGCAGGCGGTGATCTACTGGATGGGGATCACCCTCGGGCCGCTCCTGCTCGCGGGCTCCCTCACCCTCGCCGCCACCGGCCGGGCGTTCCTCGCCGGCACCGGCATCCGCGCGCTCGCGGTCGCTGGCAGCGCGCTCCTCACCTGCGCCTTCTTCGCGCTGGTCTACCTGCTCGTCCCCTACACGAAGGTCCGCATCAAGTCGGCGGTGATCGCCGGCCTGGCGGCGGGGGTCGCCTGGGAGCTCGCGAAGTGGGCGTACGCGCTGGGGATCGGCGGGATCGTCCGCTACCACGCGATCTACGGCTCGGTCGCGGCGGTCCCCATCTTCATCTTCTGGCTCTTCGTCTCGTGGTCGATCGTGCTGTTCGGCGCGCGCCTCGCGTTCGTCATCCAGTACGCGACCGCCCTCATCCAGGGCGGCCCCCAGGCGACGTCCAGCACCGGCAGGGAGATCCTCGCCGGGCAAGCCATGCTCCAGATCGCGAGGGCGTTCGACCGAGGGGAACCTCCGCCCGACGCGGGAGACGTGGCGAGCCGGCTCGGCTCGAGCGCCGAGGAGGCGGGCGAGGTCCTCGCGGCCTTGCGCAACGCCGGGCTCGTCGTCTCCCTCACGGATGGGGGGCTCGTCCCTTCCAGGCCGCTCGCCCGGCTCACCCTCCTCGACGTGCGCCGCGCGCTGGTGGGAGGGGCAGCAGATCTCCCGCAGACCCGCAGCCCGGTCGCCGGGATCATCCGTGAAATCGAGGAGCGAGCGGAGGAGCGCCTGGCCGCCGTCGACTTCGGCGCGCTCTGCGAGCAGCGGCCCGCCACCGAGTCCGGCACGTCTACGGCCCTGCCTCCGACCGGAGAAGCGGCCGAGCGACCTGCACGGCGGGCCTAGGCGGAACCGCCACCTCGGCACCGGCAGTGCGCCGAACTACGCATGCTGTTGGAACCCTTGCTGAATTCGGAGGCTTCGGCTAGGCTCCGGTCAACCTCGAGGGACTTCGGAGCCTGGAGGCCCTCAGCTCTCGTCCGGAGTGCCGATGCTGAAGTCGGATCTCATCAACATCCTCGTGGTCAAGCGCGGCGTCACGCAGAAGCAGGCGGAGTCCACGATCGAGACGATCTTCGACTCGATGAAGGACGCCCTCTGTCGCGGAGAGAACATCGAGATCCGCGGGCTTGGCGCCTTCCACGTGAAGCACTACGACGGGTATCAGGGCCGTAACCCCAAGACCGGAGAGGTGATTCCGGTGAAGCCCAAGCGCGGGATCCTGTTCCGCACCGGCAAGGAGCTCCGGGATCGCGTGAACCGTCCCGAGGCGCTCGCGAAGCCGCTCGAGCCCGATACCGACGACGACGGCGACGGCGACGGCGAGGGCAGCGAGGGCGCCGGCTCGCCGCCGGTCGCCGCCGGCGCCTGACGCCGCGGCAAGCGTCCATTTCCACGCGCCTCGCGGGCCGCGGCCAACCTGCCGCGGCCCGTCGTGTTTTCATCGTCCGGCTCACGCCGCCAGGCCGAGCCGCCCCACCGGACGGACCGCCAGGTCCGGGGGGAGCTCCTCGAAGGCGAGCACCGCGACGCGCGGGAAGCGTGGAGCGACGAGGCCCCGAAGGGCGCGCCGGACGTCGCCGGCTGCGAGGATGACCGGGGGCGCTCGCGCGCCGTGCGTCTCGGCCGCCAGCGCGTCCAGCAGCGCGCGGGCGGTGCCCGGCTCGAGCGCGAGCGCCTCGCCGGCCAGCGCCTCGCGGATCGTGTGCTCGGCGGCGGGGTCGATGAGCAATGCGGCGAGCGGGCCGTCGCAGGCGAACCGGTGCGCGATGTGGCGCCGGAGCGCGCGGCGGCAGGCCTCGGCGAGCGCGGCCGCTCCTGGCGCCGGCCCGCCGGCCTCGAGCAGCGCCTCCAGGATGGTCCGCAGCGGTCGCACCGAGACGCCCTCCTCGACGAGCCGGCGGAGGACCTCGGCGAGGAGCGCGGGCGGCAGCTGGCGGCTCGCCTCGCGGACGAGGGCCGGCGCGGAGGGCTCGAGCGCGTCGAGGAGCGCCTGCGCCTCCTGGACGCCGACGAGGTGGTGCGCCGCCTTGCGCAGCCCCGCGCCCGCCTCGTGGACGAGGCGCTCCACCCGACCGAGCGCGAGGCCGAGCGCGGCGGCGCGGGCGGCGTCGGCGTCGCTCACGAGGGACGCGGCGCCGCCGCTGGCCGGATCCTCGGCCGGCGTGGACGCGATGCCGACGAGCGCGAGCTCGTCCGGGGCGACGAGCGCGAGGCGCTCCCCGCGCGCAGCGCGGCCGGACGCGACGGGCACCTCGTCGACGAGCAGCGCCCACGCGCCGGCCGCGAGCGGGGCGGGGCGCAGCACGACGGGCGGCACCTGGACGCCGAGCTCGCGCCAGAGCTGCTCGCGGAGGGTGGCCAGCGCGTCGCGCAGCGCGCGCCCGTCCTCGGCGCGCGCCTCGTCGAGGAGGTCGTCGGAGAGCTCGAGGACGATCGGCGCCGGGGGCGCGAAGGGGTCGTCGGCGCGGGCGGGGGCCTCCGCCTGCGCGGCGGCCTGGCGCGCGCGCCGGCGGGAGAGGTGGAGCGCCCCGCCCGCCGCGGCGGCCGAGAGCGCCACGAAGGGCGCGGCGGGCAGGCCGGGCGCGAGGGCGAGGGCCGCGAGGAGCGCCGACACGGTCGCGAGCGCCGCCGGCTCCGCCGCGAGCTGGCGGCCGATCTCGCCGCCGAGGGAGCCGCCGTCGTCCTCCGCGGCGACCCGCGTCACCGCGACGCCGGCGGAGACCGCGACGAGGAGCGCCGGGATCTGCGAGACGAGGCCGTCGCCGATCGCGAGCAGGGCGTAGCGGCGCGCGGCGTCGCCGACGTCCATGCCGCGCAGCGCTCCCGCGACGAGCCCGCCCGTCACGTTGACGAGCACGATGGCGATGCCGGCGATCGCGTCCCCCTTCACGAACTTGAGCGCGCCGTCCATGGCGCCGTAGAGCTGGCTCTCGCGCTCGAGGGCGCGCCTTCGCCTCCGCGCCTCGCCCGCGTCGAGCGCGCCGGCGCGGACGTCCGCGTCGATCGCCATCTGCTTGCCGGGGAGGGCGTCGAGCGTGAAGCGCGCCGCCACCTCCGCCACGCGCTCGGCGCCCTTCGCGACGACGAGGAGCTGCACCAGCGTCAGGATCGCGAACACGACCGCGCCCACCACGTAGTTGCCCTGCACCACCACCCGGCCGAACGCCTCGATGACCCGTCCGGCCTCTCCGCGCGAGAGCACGAGGCGCGTGGACGAGACGTTGAGCGCCAGGCGGAAGAGCGTGGTGAGGAGGAGCAGGGTGGGGAAGCTCGCGAAGCGCAGCGCGTCTCGCGCGAAGAGCGTCGCGACGAGGACGGTCGCGGCGAGGCCGAGGTTCAGCGCGAGCAGCGCGTCGAGCGCCGCCGGCGGGATCGGCGCGACGAGCAGGAGCACGACCGAGAGGACCGCGACGGCGAACAGCGCGTCACCGGCGCCGCGGACGCGGGCGAGGAGCGGGTGCAGGCGGATCATGGCGGGACCTCCAGGCCGTACAGGTGGGCGAGGACCGCGGCGGCGGCCTCGTACAGCTCCTCCGGGATCTCGTCGCCGACCTCCGCGAGCCGGTGGAGCGCGCGCGCGAGCGGGACGTCGCGCACGATCGGGACCCCGGCGCGCCGCGCGGCGGACCGGATCCGGGCCGCGGCGGGCCCGCTCCCCTTCGCGACGACGCGCGGCGCGTCCTCGCCGTCGCGGTCGTGGCGCAGCGCCACCGCGACGTGGGTCGGGTTCACCACGACCACCGTGGCGCGGGAGACGGGGCCGGCCTCGAGCAGGGCGCGGTGCAGGCGGCGCCGCTCCGCCCGGTGGGCAGGGTCGCCCTCGTCCTCCTTGTGCTCGCGGCGCACCTCGTCGCGCGTCATGCGGAGGGCCCGGCGGTGGCGGAAGCGCGCGAGCGCGACGTCCCCGAGCGCCAGGAGCGCGTAGGCGGCGACGAGCCGCGCGACGAGGCCGCCGAGCATCGGCAGCGAGCCCCAGAGCGCCCGCGCGTCGAGCCGCGCGAGCCCGGCGAGGCTCGGGGCGGCGGACCGGAGCCAGACGACGGCGACCCCGAGCAGGACCGCCGCCTTCGCGAGCCCGAGCAGCACGGCGAGGGCGCTCGCCGGCGAGAGGAGCCGGCGCAGGCCCCGCAGCGGGTTCACGCGCTCCGCCCGCGGCGAGAGCGCGCCGGGGGCGAAGACGAAGCCGGTCTGCAGCGCGCCCGCGAGCACGGCCGCGGCGAGGGCGGCGCTCGCGGGGGCGAGGGCGAGCCGCCCTACCGTCACGAGCGCCGCGTGCAGCAGCGCGGCGGGATCGGCGGACGGCTGCGCCGCGGCCTGGAGCTGGGCGCGCAGGAGCGACGCCAGCTCGCGCGTCATGGAGGGGCCCGTGAGCGCGAGCGCGAGGAGCCCGCCGGCGAGCGCCGCCGCGCCGCCGAGCTCGCGGCCCTGGGCGACGTCGCCGCGGCGGCGCGCCTCGCGGAGCCGCTTCGGCGTGGGTCGTTCGGTGCGGTCGCCGGTCACGGGACGATCCCCGCCGCGCTCCCGATCGTGCGGCCCGACAGCGCCACCATCGCGGCCAGCCGTCCACCTGCGACGGAGGCGGCCGCCGCGAGGGCGAGGAGCCCGACGGCGGCGCGCGCGGGCTGAGCCGCGTTGACCGCGCCGAGCTGCGGGGCGACGCGGGCGACGAGCGCGATGGCGAGGTCGACGGCGAGCACGCCCGCCGCGGCCGGCGCCGCGATGGCGACCGCGGCCGCCACCAGCTCGCCCGCCGCGGCGAGCACGGCGGGGAGCGCGCCGCCGAGCGCCGCCCGCGCGCCGGGAGGGACGGCGGCGAAGGTCGAGAGCAGGCCCTGCACCACGAGCCGGTCGCCGCCAGCCCAGGAGGCGAGGACGACGACCCAGTGGGCGAGCAGATCGCCCGCCGCGCTCTCGCGCTGGCGGATGGGCGCGACGTGCAGCTCGGAGAGGGTGGCGCCGCGGAAGGTGTCGGCGAGCCGGCCCGCGGCGCGGGCGGCCTCCACGGGCACCGAGACGAGGAACGCGAGCACGGCGCCGAGCGCGAGCTCGCGCGCGCCGGCCGCGGCGAGCGCGAGGCCGTCCGCCACGGGCGGCGGGGCGCTCGCCGCCGACACCGCCGCGCCCAGGCCAGCGGCGAGCGCGACCCGCACGATCGGCGGCACGAGGGGACCGCCGAGGAACGGAGACGCCATCGCCACGGGCAGGAGGCGCAGCGCGGCGAGGAGCGCGCCGGGGGCGCGGGACGCGAGCTCCGGGGGCAGGATCTGAGTCACGGCGCGATGCGGAGCGTGAGGTCGAGGCAGGTGCGGGCGAGCTGGGCGACGCGCGCGCCGATCCAGGGCGCCGCCACGGCGAGCGCGACGAGGACGGCGCCGAGCCGCGGCACCACCCCCACGGTCGGCTCCTGGATCTGCGTCGCGGCCTGGAGGACGCCGGTCACGAGCCCCACCGCCAGCGCGGCGAGGAGCGGCGGCGCCGACACGACGAGCACGACGAGCAGGGCCTCGCGGCCGACGTGGAGGAGGGCGGGATCCATGGTGATCACCCGGCGTACGAGAGCGCGAGCGCGCGGGCGAGGAGCTTCCACCCGTCGACCGCGACGAAGAGGAGGAGCTTGAAGGGGAGGGCGATCGAGGTCGGCGAGAGCTGGGTGAGCCCGAGCGCGAGGAGCACGTTCGAGACGACGAGATCGACGACCAGGAACGGGACGAACACGAGGAACCCGATGGTGAACGCGCGCCGCAGCTCCGACACCACGAACGCGGGCGCGAGGACGGCGAGGTCCCGCTCGGCGGGAGGAGCGGCGTCGGGTCCGCGCAGCCGCCGCGCGACGTCGACGAAGGCGGCGCGGTCG includes:
- a CDS encoding YhjD/YihY/BrkB family envelope integrity protein, with protein sequence MPGRGETRQRAARLLRSTWRALGTALRVLESDTVRLRAMALTYITLFALVPALVVAFSVVQAFTGMDRISDLVHEFLISNLAVGARDTLEPYLQRFVSNAHATSAGIVGGALLVWSAISLFTNVDAAVNDIWGVKRRRPLSQQAVIYWMGITLGPLLLAGSLTLAATGRAFLAGTGIRALAVAGSALLTCAFFALVYLLVPYTKVRIKSAVIAGLAAGVAWELAKWAYALGIGGIVRYHAIYGSVAAVPIFIFWLFVSWSIVLFGARLAFVIQYATALIQGGPQATSSTGREILAGQAMLQIARAFDRGEPPPDAGDVASRLGSSAEEAGEVLAALRNAGLVVSLTDGGLVPSRPLARLTLLDVRRALVGGAADLPQTRSPVAGIIREIEERAEERLAAVDFGALCEQRPATESGTSTALPPTGEAAERPARRA
- a CDS encoding HU family DNA-binding protein produces the protein MLKSDLINILVVKRGVTQKQAESTIETIFDSMKDALCRGENIEIRGLGAFHVKHYDGYQGRNPKTGEVIPVKPKRGILFRTGKELRDRVNRPEALAKPLEPDTDDDGDGDGEGSEGAGSPPVAAGA
- a CDS encoding flagellar biosynthesis protein FlhA, yielding MIRLHPLLARVRGAGDALFAVAVLSVVLLLVAPIPPAALDALLALNLGLAATVLVATLFARDALRFASFPTLLLLTTLFRLALNVSSTRLVLSRGEAGRVIEAFGRVVVQGNYVVGAVVFAILTLVQLLVVAKGAERVAEVAARFTLDALPGKQMAIDADVRAGALDAGEARRRRRALERESQLYGAMDGALKFVKGDAIAGIAIVLVNVTGGLVAGALRGMDVGDAARRYALLAIGDGLVSQIPALLVAVSAGVAVTRVAAEDDGGSLGGEIGRQLAAEPAALATVSALLAALALAPGLPAAPFVALSAAAAGGALHLSRRRARQAAAQAEAPARADDPFAPPAPIVLELSDDLLDEARAEDGRALRDALATLREQLWRELGVQVPPVVLRPAPLAAGAWALLVDEVPVASGRAARGERLALVAPDELALVGIASTPAEDPASGGAASLVSDADAARAAALGLALGRVERLVHEAGAGLRKAAHHLVGVQEAQALLDALEPSAPALVREASRQLPPALLAEVLRRLVEEGVSVRPLRTILEALLEAGGPAPGAAALAEACRRALRRHIAHRFACDGPLAALLIDPAAEHTIREALAGEALALEPGTARALLDALAAETHGARAPPVILAAGDVRRALRGLVAPRFPRVAVLAFEELPPDLAVRPVGRLGLAA
- a CDS encoding flagellar biosynthesis protein FlhB yields the protein MTGDRTERPTPKRLREARRRGDVAQGRELGGAAALAGGLLALALTGPSMTRELASLLRAQLQAAAQPSADPAALLHAALVTVGRLALAPASAALAAAVLAGALQTGFVFAPGALSPRAERVNPLRGLRRLLSPASALAVLLGLAKAAVLLGVAVVWLRSAAPSLAGLARLDARALWGSLPMLGGLVARLVAAYALLALGDVALARFRHRRALRMTRDEVRREHKEDEGDPAHRAERRRLHRALLEAGPVSRATVVVVNPTHVAVALRHDRDGEDAPRVVAKGSGPAAARIRSAARRAGVPIVRDVPLARALHRLAEVGDEIPEELYEAAAAVLAHLYGLEVPP
- a CDS encoding flagellar biosynthetic protein FliR produces the protein MTQILPPELASRAPGALLAALRLLPVAMASPFLGGPLVPPIVRVALAAGLGAAVSAASAPPPVADGLALAAAGARELALGAVLAFLVSVPVEAARAAGRLADTFRGATLSELHVAPIRQRESAAGDLLAHWVVVLASWAGGDRLVVQGLLSTFAAVPPGARAALGGALPAVLAAAGELVAAAVAIAAPAAAGVLAVDLAIALVARVAPQLGAVNAAQPARAAVGLLALAAAASVAGGRLAAMVALSGRTIGSAAGIVP
- a CDS encoding flagellar biosynthetic protein FliQ encodes the protein MDPALLHVGREALLVVLVVSAPPLLAALAVGLVTGVLQAATQIQEPTVGVVPRLGAVLVALAVAAPWIGARVAQLARTCLDLTLRIAP